A single Pirellulales bacterium DNA region contains:
- a CDS encoding 7-carboxy-7-deazaguanine synthase QueE — translation MRIAEIFRSLQGEGFLTGTPSVFVRTSGCNLRCRFCDTPYSSWEPEGEDLSQDDILQQVDRLAHASRIERSAAQREPGVQGSESDHLVACRHVVLTGGEPMLFAELVPLAAALRNRGLHITIETAGTLYLPVECDLMSISPKLANSTPAAERAGQWHDRHERTRHMPEVIRRLVVEYPYQIKFVVDSRRDCEEAESWLAEFSEIDRTRVMMMPQGADLETLNHHADWLRSYCRERGFHFCARKHIEWFGCTRGT, via the coding sequence ATGCGTATCGCCGAGATTTTCCGCTCTTTACAAGGCGAGGGTTTTCTAACCGGCACGCCGAGTGTGTTCGTGCGCACCAGCGGGTGCAACTTGCGATGCCGATTTTGCGATACGCCCTATTCATCGTGGGAACCGGAAGGAGAGGATCTGTCGCAGGACGATATTTTGCAACAGGTGGATCGGCTTGCCCACGCAAGTAGAATTGAGCGTTCGGCCGCTCAGCGGGAACCCGGGGTACAAGGTTCCGAGTCAGACCATTTGGTCGCCTGCCGGCATGTGGTACTCACCGGCGGCGAACCGATGCTGTTTGCCGAACTTGTGCCGCTGGCGGCCGCATTACGCAACCGCGGATTGCACATTACCATTGAGACGGCTGGCACGCTCTACCTGCCCGTCGAGTGCGACTTGATGTCGATCAGCCCGAAACTTGCCAACTCGACCCCAGCGGCCGAACGAGCGGGGCAATGGCACGACCGTCACGAGCGCACGCGCCATATGCCGGAAGTGATTCGGAGACTGGTGGTAGAGTATCCCTACCAAATCAAGTTTGTCGTCGATTCGCGGCGCGATTGTGAGGAAGCCGAATCTTGGTTGGCCGAGTTTTCCGAGATCGACCGAACTCGCGTGATGATGATGCCGCAGGGAGCCGATTTGGAAACGCTGAACCACCATGCCGATTGGTTAAGGTCGTACTGTCGTGAGCGGGGATTTCATTTCTGTGCGCGTAAGCATATCGAATGGTTTGGTTGCACGAGAGGAACTTAA